Proteins encoded in a region of the Zea mays cultivar B73 chromosome 2, Zm-B73-REFERENCE-NAM-5.0, whole genome shotgun sequence genome:
- the LOC100279723 gene encoding uncharacterized protein LOC100279723 (The RefSeq protein has 1 substitution compared to this genomic sequence) — MAFSYSNGRTLPSKWEDAERWIFSPNSSDMRGRTTVTHGRRPKSKSGPLGPPGRLGGQYSSVSSVSLLDSERVGPITSNSHFSAGVLMPGHVCGGKNTNGAYSGRPIGDEINIGEGVRICPLNGGSHPIRTPRVRKRLDSAVESSASLPSTQESIQDEQVEITEDSASTIACIISRKDVATQTSPELSRSSSPNNRPTFNRSLSTEQMKERGSCFSDLDIRDVQMDDRVTLTRWSKQNVTRLPNKNSTNIIEWKEKAVESKSLSWGFAEAKCISKIGREDTKITAWESIQKAKAEAAIQKLMIKMEKKGSSSLDKILNTLKSAQRKAQVMLEHELDAVTANQDGKGSRKAKKGAQRSKNGQISSLSGCFTCHAF; from the exons ATGGCATTTTCTTACAGCAATGGGAGGACATTGCCCTCGAAATGGGAGGATGCAGAGAGGTGGATCTTCAGTCCCAATTCCAGCGACATGCGTGGAAGAACTACGGTTGCTCATGGTCGGAGGCCAAAGTCTAAAAGTGGCCCCCTGGGGCCTCCAGGAAGACTTGGTGGACAGTATTCATCTGTTTCTTCGGTGTCATTGCTTGATAGTGAGAGAGTTGGACCTATTACATCAAATTCTCATTTTTCAGCAGGAGTACTAATGCCAGGACATGTTTGTGGAGGAAAAAATACAAATGGGGCCTATTCAGGTAGACCAATTGGTGACGAAATCAACATTGGAGAAGGAGTCAGAATTTGTCCACTGAATGGTGGGTCTCATCCTATTCGAACTCCCAGAGTTCGCAAGCGATTAGATTCTGcagtcgaatcatctgcttcattGCCTAGCACACAAGAATCTATCCAAG ACGAGCAGGTTGAAATCACAGAAGATTCAGCTTCAACTATTGCCTGTATAATTTCCAGGAAAGATGTTGCAACACAGACCAGCCCAGAGCTAAGTAGGTCCTCTTCACCCAACAATAGACCAACATTTAATCGTTCCCTGTCGACGGAACAAATGAAAGAGAGGGGGAGCTGTTTCTCAGATCTTGATATCAGGGATGTTCAGATGGATGATCGAGTGACTCTGACTAGGTGGTCAAAGCAAAATGTAACACGGTTGCCTAACAAGAATTCAACAAACATAATAGAGTGGAAGGAAAAAGCTGTGGAATCAAAATCTTTGTCCTGGGGCTTTGCCGAAGCGAAGTGCATATCCAA GATTGGTAGAGAGGACACAAAAATTACTGCATGGGAAAGTATTCAAAAAGCAAAAGCTGAGGCAGCAATTCAGAAGTTAATG ATTAAGATGGAGAAGAAAGGATCATCTTCGCTGGATAAGATTTTGAACACCCTCAAGTCTGCTCAGAGAAAAGCCCAGGTGATGCTTGAGCATGAGCTTGATGCAGTAACAGCAAACCAAGATGGAAAAGGCTCTAGGAAGGCAAAAAAGGGAGCACAGCGTAGCAAGAATGGCCAAATCAGTTCCCTGAGTGGCTGCTTCACTTGCCATGCTTTTTGA
- the LOC100279723 gene encoding uncharacterized protein isoform X1 has translation MAFSYSNGRTLPSKWEDAERWIFSPNSSDMRGRTTVAHGRRPKSKSGPLGPPGRLGGQYSSVSSVSLLDSERVGPITSNSHFSAGVLMPGHVCGGKNTNGAYSGRPIGDEINIGEGVRICPLNGGSHPIRTPRVRKRLDSAVESSASLPSTQESIQDEQVEITEDSASTIACIISRKDVATQTSPELSRSSSPNNRPTFNRSLSTEQMKERGSCFSDLDIRDVQMDDRVTLTRWSKQNVTRLPNKNSTNIIEWKEKAVESKSLSWGFAEAKCISKIGREDTKITAWESIQKAKAEAAIQKLMIKMEKKGSSSLDKILNTLKSAQRKAQVMLEHELDAVTANQDGKGSRKAKKGAQRSKNGQISSLSGCFTCHAF, from the exons ATGGCATTTTCTTACAGCAATGGGAGGACATTGCCCTCGAAATGGGAGGATGCAGAGAGGTGGATCTTCAGTCCCAATTCCAGCGACATGCGTGGAAGAACTACGGTTGCTCATGGTCGGAGGCCAAAGTCTAAAAGTGGCCCCCTGGGGCCTCCAGGAAGACTTGGTGGACAGTATTCATCTGTTTCTTCGGTGTCATTGCTTGATAGTGAGAGAGTTGGACCTATTACATCAAATTCTCATTTTTCAGCAGGAGTACTAATGCCAGGACATGTTTGTGGAGGAAAAAATACAAATGGGGCCTATTCAGGTAGACCAATTGGTGACGAAATCAACATTGGAGAAGGAGTCAGAATTTGTCCACTGAATGGTGGGTCTCATCCTATTCGAACTCCCAGAGTTCGCAAGCGATTAGATTCTGcagtcgaatcatctgcttcattGCCTAGCACACAAGAATCTATCCAAG ACGAGCAGGTTGAAATCACAGAAGATTCAGCTTCAACTATTGCCTGTATAATTTCCAGGAAAGATGTTGCAACACAGACCAGCCCAGAGCTAAGTAGGTCCTCTTCACCCAACAATAGACCAACATTTAATCGTTCCCTGTCGACGGAACAAATGAAAGAGAGGGGGAGCTGTTTCTCAGATCTTGATATCAGGGATGTTCAGATGGATGATCGAGTGACTCTGACTAGGTGGTCAAAGCAAAATGTAACACGGTTGCCTAACAAGAATTCAACAAACATAATAGAGTGGAAGGAAAAAGCTGTGGAATCAAAATCTTTGTCCTGGGGCTTTGCCGAAGCGAAGTGCATATCCAA GATTGGTAGAGAGGACACAAAAATTACTGCATGGGAAAGTATTCAAAAAGCAAAAGCTGAGGCAGCAATTCAGAAGTTAATG ATTAAGATGGAGAAGAAAGGATCATCTTCGCTGGATAAGATTTTGAACACCCTCAAGTCTGCTCAGAGAAAAGCCCAGGTGATGCTTGAGCATGAGCTTGATGCAGTAACAGCAAACCAAGATGGAAAAGGCTCTAGGAAGGCAAAAAAGGGAGCACAGCGTAGCAAGAATGGCCAAATCAGTTCCCTGAGTGGCTGCTTCACTTGCCATGCTTTTTGA
- the LOC103649164 gene encoding uncharacterized protein: MACKTKSLLLALCVAALLAARSEFHGLGDFTSGEATTTSEMQTFFMPQATTALPEALDASMPAKPEATALPAAAAATTAAGTTGGTAPSDTPRRPVSVAAGMAVVAMVGIADHPDAVA, translated from the coding sequence ATGGCGTGCAAGACGAAGAGCCTGTTGTTGGCGCTCTGCGTGGCGGCGCTGCTCGCAGCACGGTCGGAGTTCCACGGCCTGGGGGACTTCACGAGCGGCGAGGCAACGACGACGTCGGAGATGCAGACCTTCTTCATGCCCCAGGCCACGACAGCGCTACCGGAGGCACTCGACGCCTCCATGCCAGCCAAGCCGGAGGCCACGGcgctccccgccgccgccgccgccacgacGGCCGCTGGGACGACGGGCGGCACAGCGCCGTCAGACACACCGCGCAGGCCCGTGTCCGTGGCCGCCGGCATGGCGGTTGTGGCCATGGTTGGCATCGCAGATCACCCAGATGCGGTTGCGTAG